A stretch of Lathyrus oleraceus cultivar Zhongwan6 chromosome 6, CAAS_Psat_ZW6_1.0, whole genome shotgun sequence DNA encodes these proteins:
- the LOC127095940 gene encoding glycosyltransferase BC10, with product MKKELAWPQFIRSHLIMVGSRPRSHLKRPNWIVVLVFIVFFFLIAAYIYPLWSLSSTCSFFNPQGCSFVGGSGSTYSRPPPVQTREFSDAEVESRVVINEILKYYPVQTKVPKVAFLFLTPGSLPFEKLWHMFFQGHEGKFTVYVHASKEKPVHVSSYFVGRDIHSEPVTWGKVSMVEAERRLLANALLDPDNQHFVLLSDSCIPVRRFDFVYNYLLLTSVSFIDSYVDLGPHGNGRYMERMLPEVEKKDFRKGSQWFSMKRQHAIITMADSLYFTKFKHHCRPNMEGNRNCYSDEHYLPTFFNMIDPGGIANWSVTYVDWSERKWHPRSFRAQDITYQLMKKIAYIDESPHYTSDAKRTVVITPCELNGSKRSCYLFARKFYPETQDKLIKLFSNSTTF from the exons ATGAAGAAAGAACTTGCATGGCCGCAGTTCATAAGAAGTCATTTGATCATGGTTGGATCAAGACCCCGATCACACTTAAAGAGGCCTAATTGGATTGTTGTTTTAGTCTTCATAGTGTTTTTTTTTCTGATTGCTGCTTATATTTATCCGCTGTGGAGCCTCTCCTCGACGTGTTCTTTCTTTAACCCTCAAGGTTGTAGTTTTGTTGGTGGTAGTGGTAGTACGTATAGTCGGCCACCACCTGTACAGACACGGGAATTCTCGGATGCAGAAGTTGAATCTCGGGTTGTTATTAACGAAATTCTTAAGTATTATCCTGTTCAAACCAAGGTCCCTAAAGTTGCGTTTTTGTTTTTGACTCCGGGTTCATTACCTTTCGAGAAACTATGGCACATGTTCTTCCAG GGCCATGAAGGCAAATTCACTGTCTATGTACATGCATCGAAGGAAAAACCGGTACATGTCAGCTCCTATTTTGTTGGTCGAGACATCCACAGTGAACCG GTAACTTGGGGAAAAGTTTCAATGGTTGAAGCTGAAAGGAGACTTTTGGCAAATGCGCTTTTAGACCCTGATAACCAACATTTCGTCTTGTTGTCTGATAG TTGTATTCCGGTGCGCCGCTTTGATTTTGTGTACAACTACTTGTTATTAACAAGTGTCAGCTTTATTGATAG CTATGTGGATCTCGGTCCTCATGGAAATGGCAGGTATATGGAACGTATGTTGCCTGAAGTAGAAAAGAAAGATTTTCGAAAGGGTTCACAG TGGTTCTCCATGAAACGACAGCATGCTATAATAACTATGGCAGACAGCCTCTATTTTACAAAATTCAAACATCATTGCAGG CCGAATATGGAGGGAAACCGCAACTGCTATTCCGATGAGCATTACTTGCCAACCTTTTTTAAT ATGATTGATCCAGGCGGAATCGCGAATTGGTCAGTAACATATGTTGACTGGTCTGAAAGAAAATGGCATCCTAGGTCATTCAGGGCTCAAGATATTACTTACCAACTCATGAAAAAAATAGCA TACATTGATGAAAGTCCACATTATACAAGTGATGCAAAG AGAACTGTGGTGATTACACCTTGTGAATTAAACGGCTCAAAACGATCGTGTTATCTATTCGCACGGAAGTTTTATCCAGAAACTCAAGATAAATTGATTAAACTTTTCTCAAACTCTACAACATTCTAA